The Sphaerisporangium siamense genome includes the window CCTACCTCACCGCCGAACGCGCTCTCGGCCGCCTCGCCCCCGACGCCGACGTCGAGACCCTGGCCCCCACCCTGATCGGCGCCACCCACCACCTGTTCGCCGACCGCACCGGCACCCCGCCGCGGACCGAGACCGTCCTCAGGACGGTGAACACGATCATCGCCAAAGCCCTCCCCTGACCACGGCCCCGGCCGGGCCGCGGCGGGCACACCGTGCGGGCCCGCCGCGGTCACGACGGGCCCGCACGGCGTCAGGACGGGGCCAGGGCCGTGAGCGCCTCCTCGGCGCGGCGCATGGACTCGGCGGCGTCGGTGCCCGGGGCGACCATCTCGGGGTCGAAGTTGAGGTCGTGGAACAGCTCGGTCAGACCAGTGGTGGAGAGGCGTTCGACGTCGGCGCGGATCTCGTCGAGCGAGCCGGTGAGCATGGGACGGCCGGGCAGGCCGGCCTCGCGCACCTTGGTGGAGCCCCGGCAGATGAAGCGCAGCGACTCCGGATCGCGGCCCGCCGCCCGGGCAGCGTCCTTGATGATGCGGATCTGGTCCTGGATGGCGGACAGGTCGGTGCGGCTGGAGCTGATCCAGCCGTCGGCCAGCTCGCCCGCGCGGCGCAGCGCCGGCTCGGCGGTCCCGCCGAGCAGCACGGGCGGCGGGCCCGGCCGGGGCTTGGGGTCCAGGTGCGCGGGCGGCACCTCGTAGAACTCGCCCTTGTGCGAGACGAGGTCCTCGGTCCACAGCCGCCGCAGCACCTGCAGGTACTCCACCGCCCGGCGGCCGCGCGCGGCCATGGGGACGCCCGAGGCGGTGAACTCCTCCGCCAGCCACCCGAGGCCGAGCCCCGCGTCCAGGCGCCCGCCCGAGACGTCCTGCAGCGTGGCGAGCTGCTTGGCGAGCAGCGCCGGGGAGTAGAAGGGCAGGTTCACGATCGCGAGGCCGAGCCGGATGTCCTCGGTGACGCCCGCGAGGAACGACAGCGTGACGATCGGGTCCTGCACCGATCGGTAGACCGGGCCCATCGGGTGACCCACCGGATACAGAAGCCGCTGGAACGCCCACAGCGACGCGTAGCCGAGCTCCTGCGCCCGCCGCGCGACACGGACCATGTTCGCGGGCGTCGCCCACGGACCCGAAACCGGTACCCCGAAGCCAATTTTCATGGTCACCACCATATGACCGCGGCGTAGATTGGACCGGTGACCGGCGAAGGCGCGTTGACCTCCCCTCCCCTGGCCGAGTCCCTCGCGGCCCTCGTCGGCGGGGGCCCGTGGACGGTGCTCAAGGACACCAAGGTGACCGTGGTGCGCTCCGGCGACCTGGTCGTCAAGGCGCACCCGCCGGACACCGACGAGACGGCGCTGGCCGCCCGGCTGCGCATGGCCGCGGCGCTGCC containing:
- a CDS encoding TIGR03619 family F420-dependent LLM class oxidoreductase, with protein sequence MVVTMKIGFGVPVSGPWATPANMVRVARRAQELGYASLWAFQRLLYPVGHPMGPVYRSVQDPIVTLSFLAGVTEDIRLGLAIVNLPFYSPALLAKQLATLQDVSGGRLDAGLGLGWLAEEFTASGVPMAARGRRAVEYLQVLRRLWTEDLVSHKGEFYEVPPAHLDPKPRPGPPPVLLGGTAEPALRRAGELADGWISSSRTDLSAIQDQIRIIKDAARAAGRDPESLRFICRGSTKVREAGLPGRPMLTGSLDEIRADVERLSTTGLTELFHDLNFDPEMVAPGTDAAESMRRAEEALTALAPS